The genome window GATAAGCTGCGTACTCTCTCGTATAGTTCTCTTTTCATGCTCTCGTCCTTCTATAAAAAATTAAAACTGCATTTTACCTTCGTCGCTATCCGCTTTAATCCACAGTTGACATAACTGGTGTATAGTCGATGGATACTCACACTTATACTCAATCAAGCAAAGGATGATCGCTTATATGGGAATCCATACGTACTTCAGGTCTCTGAATGATCTTGAACGTATTATTCGTACACCTGGCAAATTCAAATTCGAAGAACACAGCGTCTCCGCTCATTCCTGGAAAGTGGTACAATACGCCAAAACACTTGCAGATATTGAGGAGCAGCATGGCGTCACCGTGGATTGGAAGAAGTTATACGAAATTACGAGCAGTCATGATTATGGCGAAATCTTCATCGGTGATATCAAAACACCCGTCAAACATTATTCACTGGAGCTGCGTTCGATGCTGCAAAAAGTGGAAGAAGGCATGGTTGAACATTTTATTAATGAAAATATTCCTGAAGAGTTCCAGCCTATTTTCCGCAGACAGCTGCGTGAGGGCAAAGACCAATCGGTCGAAGGACTGATTCTGGAAGTCGCAGACAAGATGGATCAGGTATACGAAGCTTTTGCCGAACTCCAACGTGGAAATACGGAGAAAGAATTTATCGTCATGTACCGTTATGCCTTGGTCAAAATCAAAAATATCGACCTCCACTGTGTGCAATATTTCCTGGAACAGATTCTCCCCGACATGATTGAAGAAGGCATTCGCTCCCCGTTTGATATTCGTAAAATAACCGAAGAAGCTCTGGCTCAGTAATCAGCTCAAGTCAACATGGTTCTCCTTATCCATGGACAGGGCTTTTTTTCGTTCCTGCAATTGCAGTCGGTACTCGCTAGGGTACATGCCAGTTTTGTTTTTGAAGATCCTGCTGAAATAGTGGGAATCACTATACCCTACCGCTCCACCAATCGTCTTGATATCCATATTCTCATGGGTGACAAGCATACGTTTCGCTTCATTGATTCGCAGACCTGTCATATATTTCAGCGGAGTCTCCCCCGTTACTTTCTTAAAACACTTTCCTAGATAGTCCACACTAAAATGCATCTGTCCCGCCATGTCCTGAAGTGTAATCTCATGCATATAATTCTGCTTCAAATACAGCTTAACAGCCTCTGCGATATCCTCCGGCTTCACCTGCTCATCCAGCACGGCACTGACATGGGCAAGCGAATCCACAGCGCTCCCAAGCTTCAATTCCATCGCATCCAGCAGTGAACGAAGTTGTTCTTCGGACAATGGCTTGAGGAGATAATCCTCCACCTTGTAGCTGATCGCCTGCCGGGCATATTCAAACTCATGATATCCACTCAGAATGACTATTTTGACATGCGGATAGGCAAAGTACAGATGTTTGGCGAGTTCCAATCCATTCATCACCGGCATCTGTATATCCGTTATAACCAGATCAGGTACGGAATGTTCAATGAGCTGTAACGCTTCCTGACCATTCCTCGCTTCACCAATCACCTCGAACCGGGTGTCCAGCTCTCTGAATTTGCGCGAGACATTCCGG of Paenibacillus sp. FSL R5-0517 contains these proteins:
- a CDS encoding HD family hydrolase; translated protein: MGIHTYFRSLNDLERIIRTPGKFKFEEHSVSAHSWKVVQYAKTLADIEEQHGVTVDWKKLYEITSSHDYGEIFIGDIKTPVKHYSLELRSMLQKVEEGMVEHFINENIPEEFQPIFRRQLREGKDQSVEGLILEVADKMDQVYEAFAELQRGNTEKEFIVMYRYALVKIKNIDLHCVQYFLEQILPDMIEEGIRSPFDIRKITEEALAQ
- a CDS encoding response regulator, whose product is MTIKYRTIIVEDEALIRRNVSRKFRELDTRFEVIGEARNGQEALQLIEHSVPDLVITDIQMPVMNGLELAKHLYFAYPHVKIVILSGYHEFEYARQAISYKVEDYLLKPLSEEQLRSLLDAMELKLGSAVDSLAHVSAVLDEQVKPEDIAEAVKLYLKQNYMHEITLQDMAGQMHFSVDYLGKCFKKVTGETPLKYMTGLRINEAKRMLVTHENMDIKTIGGAVGYSDSHYFSRIFKNKTGMYPSEYRLQLQERKKALSMDKENHVDLS